The genomic DNA GATTGATGCCGCTGGCCGGACGCATGCGCGGTACGGAAATTGTATGCGGGCCGACGCCGAAAGTGCGTTCTAAATGTTCGGCGTGCAGGAAAATAGCCACGGTTTCATATTTATAGTCATATAGGCCGTAGAGTACGCCCAAGCCTACGTCATCAATGCCAGCTTTCATAGCGCGGTCCATGGCAGTGGTGTGCCAGTTGTAGTCCTGTTTTGGCCCGCCTGGATGAAGGGCGGCATACGTAGGCCTGTGATAGGTTTCCTGGAAAAGAATATAAGTGCCAATGCCGGCTTCTTTTAGTTGACGATATTCGTCAATGGTCGTGGCGGCAATGTTGACATTGGCCCGGCGTATGTTGCCGTTACCGCTTTTGCTGGCGTAAATTTCTTTGAGCATGTCAGTAACATAGCTGATAGGGCAGTTGACCGGATCCTCGCCAGCCTCGACGGCCAGACGTTTATGGCCCATGTCCTCCAGAATTTCCGCTTCGCGGCGGACTTCTTCGGCGGTAAGCCGGCGGCGCAACTGCTTTTCGTTGCTGCAGCGGTAGCCGCAGTAGGTGCAGTTGTTAACACAATAGCTGGAAAGATAAAGCGGCGCAAAAATGACGATACGCTGGCCGTAAATGTCCTTTTTTACTTGTTCCGCCGTTTGAAATAATTCTTCTTGCAGCTTTGAATCGTCAACTTGAAGCAAGACGGCCACTTCCGCTGCGGTTAGTCCTTGGTGGCCAGCAGCTTTGGCGATGATGGCGCGTACCTGATCGACATCTTGGGCTGTTTTTTTTCCTGCAGCCAACAATTCTTCTATGCGGGCCTCGTCGATAAAGGCGTCGCTGGTACGTTCTGCATTGCTAATCATGAGCAGGGGCCTCCTTTTTTGCTGTAAGAGCTGATTTGACAATTACGCCGGGCAGATTTCCAAGACGGCCGGTGAAGGCGCCTACGTCGTCGGTGGAGCCTTCCACAATCAAGGCGATGACGCCTGAATCAGTGCCGTGATGGGGAATTCCCATGCGGCCAACGATAAGATGACGGTACTGGCTGATTAACTGGTTGACTTTTCCGGCGATAGTCTCAGGAGATTCTACGACAATACCGATGACGCCAATTCGTTTTTCCATACACAACCTCCTTCGGAGTCCAGGCTGAAAAAATGCAAAAGCCTCTCTTTAGACACAATTTAAGAGAGGCGCAGAAAACAAAAAAAGCCTCTCCGACCGCGCAGGCAGAAACCCTTGCGTTCACAGCAGGACCACATGTATGTTCCTTGACAGCTTGTTTAAAAACAGGCAAACATTCTGTCGCAGAATTACTTTTTTCTTATTATACACCGAATAGATTGAATTCGTAAAGAACGCACTCTTTGGCTCGTCTTGTGCTATAATATATAAGTTATGGACTGAGACTCACTGCAGGAGCAAGAAAAATGCTTGGCAGTTTGTTGACGGGGAGGAATCTTTGCCATGCATATTGTTTTGTATCAACCGGAAATACCTGGAAATACAGGAAATATAGCGCGTCTTTGCGCAGCTACAGGCTGTACGCTTCATTTGGTGCAT from Anaeromusa acidaminophila DSM 3853 includes the following:
- the hydG gene encoding [FeFe] hydrogenase H-cluster radical SAM maturase HydG yields the protein MISNAERTSDAFIDEARIEELLAAGKKTAQDVDQVRAIIAKAAGHQGLTAAEVAVLLQVDDSKLQEELFQTAEQVKKDIYGQRIVIFAPLYLSSYCVNNCTYCGYRCSNEKQLRRRLTAEEVRREAEILEDMGHKRLAVEAGEDPVNCPISYVTDMLKEIYASKSGNGNIRRANVNIAATTIDEYRQLKEAGIGTYILFQETYHRPTYAALHPGGPKQDYNWHTTAMDRAMKAGIDDVGLGVLYGLYDYKYETVAIFLHAEHLERTFGVGPHTISVPRMRPASGINLETFPYLVDDEAFAKIIAIIRLAVPYTGMILSTREEPGTRDRLIRYGISQISAGSCTGVGGYAQLQAHPDERLDPESSGMQFEPSDGRSPNEIIRMLCAQGYVPSYCTACYRQGRTGDRFMALAKTGEIQNVCLPNALLTLQEYLLDYADEETRSVGEKVIAEQLASIPQADVRDATRRELEKIQSGTRDLYF
- a CDS encoding TM1266 family iron-only hydrogenase system putative regulator; translated protein: MEKRIGVIGIVVESPETIAGKVNQLISQYRHLIVGRMGIPHHGTDSGVIALIVEGSTDDVGAFTGRLGNLPGVIVKSALTAKKEAPAHD